CTGACGAGAATGACCGCGTCCCTCGCAGTAGCCGGTGAGTAGGCAGCACGACCATCCCCGGGTCGCTCATCCCGACCAGCATCGTCATCACGAAATTTGCGGGATGGTCGACCGGAAGCGAACCACCCTGCTCTGCCGAATTCAGCTCGGCCGCGACTTGGTTTTTGTAGTTGCAACTGGTCTCGTAGCGATGATGCCCGTCGGCAACGAACATCGGCCGGTCGTCCATCAGAGCATTGACCTTGGCGATCACGGTCTCGTCCGTCACGGGCCATAGCGTGTGACGAACGCCCAGGTGATCGGTCGCTTCAATCGGTTCGGTACCGACCGTGGCCGCGTCCAGCAGGTCGATGACTTCGTTGGTCGGGTCGGGATAGAGTCCGAAGATCTGGCTGTTGTTTTGCTTCGTCGCCGTCGTCAGCTTCAGCCGATCAGCCTTGGCACTGGCGTGCGTTTCTTCGTGAGGATAGATGTTGCCTTCGCCAAACGGAGTCGTACGGACGCGGCCCTGAAATCCGCGGCGAGTGACGGTGGTGCCGTCGACTTCGAAGGTTTGGTGGTAGACGTAGTAGGCGGGCTTGGCATCGCGAACCAGGACTCCCTCGCTCTGCCACTGCTGGACGAACTTTGCCGCCCGCGCGTACTTCTCCTCGCCAGTCGAGTCACCGGGTTCGGTTCGGTTCAGGATGATGCGGATGACGTTGGCCGCGTGCCGCTTGTAGAGCTCGTCTTGAAGCTTTGGATCGATGACGTCATAGGGCGGCGCGACGACATCCGAGAGCGAACCGACATGCTGAAGATTGTAGCGCAGGGCGGCGAAAGGGCGAGTTTGAGGCATTTTTGCGGGCTAAGATTTTTTGTTGAAGTTGCCGTGAAACAGGCAATGTATCAGACCCCGAACGACCAATCTCAAGCAAACCCAAGCGCGCAAAACGAGCCGTAAAAATGCGAAAATGCTGAAGCGTCGGCGCACGAAAAAGCCCGGGCGTCGTTTCCAACGCTCGGGCCTTCGGTTTATTCAGTTCACACAACCGGCTTAATAGCGGTAGTGGTTCGGCTTGTAGGGACCTTCAACGGGAACGCCCATGTAGTCAGCCTGGTCCTGAGTCAGCTTGGTGAGCTTGACGCCGCAAGCAGCCAAGTGCAGACGTGCGACTTCTTCGTCGAGCGCCTTCGGCATCAGATAGACCTGAACCTTGTACTTGTCGTTGTCGCGGTTTTCCCACAACTCCATTTGAGCCAACACCTGGTTGGTGAAGCTGGTGCTCATCACGAAGCTTGGGTGACCCGTCGCACAGCCCAGGTTCACCAAGCGGCCCTTGGCCAAAATGATGACGCTGCGGCCGGTGTCGTTGAACGTATAGCGGTCTACGGCACCAACGTCCGAAGGCTTGATCTCGCTGACCGTTGCCTTACCGGCGGCGACTTGCTTGTCGATCCAAGCAATGTCGATTTCAGTGTCGAAGTGACCAATGTTGCAAAGGATCGCGTCATTGGGCATTTCGGTGATGTGGTTGCCCAGAATGATGTCCTTGTTGCCCGTCGTGGTGACGAACAAACGACCTTCCTTGCAGGCCTCATCCATCGTTGTGACTTCGAAACCTTCCATCGCTGCTTGCAACGCGTTGATCGGATCGATTTCAGTCACGATGACGCGACAACCGTAGCTCTTTAGGCTGTGTGCACAGCCTTTGCCGACGTCGCCGTAACCGCAAACCACGGCAACCTTACCAGCCAACATCACGTCGGTGGCTCGCTTGACGCCGTCCGCCAACGATTCCCGGCAACCGTACAGGTTGTCGAACTTCGACTTGGTGGCCGAGTCATTGATGTTGATCGCAGGCACTTGAAGGCGCGCGTTCTTGACCATCACGTCCAGAC
The DNA window shown above is from Rubripirellula reticaptiva and carries:
- the ahcY gene encoding adenosylhomocysteinase — encoded protein: MSQVETDRLPYKVKDISLAEFGRKEIQLAENEMPGLMALRKKYGKSKPLAGARIAGCLHMTIQTAVLIETLVELGAEVTWSSCNIFSTQDHAAAAIAAAGIPVFAWKGMTNEEFDWCIEQTLDFGDGKKLNMILDDGGDLTAMVHDKFPELLTDISGISEETTAGVHRLDVMVKNARLQVPAININDSATKSKFDNLYGCRESLADGVKRATDVMLAGKVAVVCGYGDVGKGCAHSLKSYGCRVIVTEIDPINALQAAMEGFEVTTMDEACKEGRLFVTTTGNKDIILGNHITEMPNDAILCNIGHFDTEIDIAWIDKQVAAGKATVSEIKPSDVGAVDRYTFNDTGRSVIILAKGRLVNLGCATGHPSFVMSTSFTNQVLAQMELWENRDNDKYKVQVYLMPKALDEEVARLHLAACGVKLTKLTQDQADYMGVPVEGPYKPNHYRY
- a CDS encoding DUF1015 domain-containing protein, whose product is MPQTRPFAALRYNLQHVGSLSDVVAPPYDVIDPKLQDELYKRHAANVIRIILNRTEPGDSTGEEKYARAAKFVQQWQSEGVLVRDAKPAYYVYHQTFEVDGTTVTRRGFQGRVRTTPFGEGNIYPHEETHASAKADRLKLTTATKQNNSQIFGLYPDPTNEVIDLLDAATVGTEPIEATDHLGVRHTLWPVTDETVIAKVNALMDDRPMFVADGHHRYETSCNYKNQVAAELNSAEQGGSLPVDHPANFVMTMLVGMSDPGMVVLPTHRLLRGTRSFSSAEITTALGEYFDCDVVAGGARAAAEVWGMMQQAAEQGLIGLYATGDETWLLCRATDKSAGKMAQIAADQSADWRGLGVSLLHRLVIDDLLSAKGHPKPTYVHEVTEVVDGIEGQGSQAESDSDEPYTLAALVMPAQLEHVERISLHKERMPAKSTYFYPKLLSGLTFNPLS